Proteins encoded together in one Coffea arabica cultivar ET-39 chromosome 2c, Coffea Arabica ET-39 HiFi, whole genome shotgun sequence window:
- the LOC113727442 gene encoding UDP-glycosyltransferase 83A1, translating into MNHPHPHVLAIPYPAQGHVLPLMELALCLVRQGIRVTFVNSEFDHKRVTKSLSQEDNVPAMMQLVSIPDGLESWEDRNDLIKLTLSVYQVMPANLECLIKSINQSDSDKITCIIADETMGWALEIAKKMRIKAVDFWPASASVLAQIFGIPKLMDDGIISSTGTVLKNQMVKLSPTMPEMKPEHLVWTCFSDLTLQKFSFDTFLKSNTIVKLADWFICNTSCELEAAAFTLFPQILPVGPLLASNRLGKSVGSFWPEDSDCLAWLDKQPPQSVIYVAFGSFTVFDPTQFRELALGLELINRPFLWVVRQDLTTETDNAYPEGFKDRIQGRGLLAGWAPQQQVLSHPSVACFLSHCGWNSTIEGLSSGVPFLCWPYFADQFLNEKYICDVWKIGLGFERDANGIIAREEIKNKIEQLLTVGEYKKRALKLKTKVINSVTKDGSSGKNFNNLVQWIKAEKNYSCSG; encoded by the exons ATGAATCATCCTCATCCACATGTTCTAGCCATTCCTTATCCAGCCCAAGGTCATGTTCTTCCCTTAATGGAACTGGCCTTGTGCTTAGTCAGGCAGGGTATTAGAGTAACATTTGTGAACTCCGAATTCGATCACAAGAGAGTTACCAAATCATTATCACAGGAGGACAATGTACCAGCTATGATGCAACTGGTGTCAATCCCAGATGGATTGGAATCATGGGAGGACAGAAATGACCTGATCAAATTGACGCTATCAGTTTACCAGGTCATGCCTGCGAATCTAGAGTGTCTAATAAAGAGCATAAATCAATCTGACAGTGATAAAATCACATGCATTATTGCTGATGAAACCATGGGATGGGCACTAGAGATTGCAAAGAAAATGAGAATCAAGGCGGTAGACTTCTGGCCAGCGTCAGCTTCAGTATTGGCACAGATATTCGGCATCCCAAAGCTCATGGATGATGGAATCATAAGTAGCACTG GTACCGTGTTGAAGAACCAGATGGTAAAGTTGTCACCTACCATGCCAGAGATGAAGCCTGAACATCTTGTTTGGACCTGCTTTAGTGATCTCACAttacaaaaattttcttttgataccTTTTTAAAATCTAACACAATAGTTAAACTGGCAGATTGGTTCATTTGCAATACAAGTTGTGAATTAGAGGCGGCAGCCTTCACTTTATTTCCTCAAATACTACCTGTAGGCCCTCTTTTGGCAAGTAATCGACTTGGAAAATCGGTTGGCTCCTTCTGGCCTGAAGATTCAGATTGCTTGGCATGGCTTGATAAGCAGCCTCCGCAATCTGTCATTTATGTTGCATTTGGGAGCTTCACAGTTTTTGATCCGACACAATTCAGAGAGCTGGCACTTGGGCTTGAACTCATCAATAGGCCATTCTTGTGGGTTGTGAGGCAAGATTTAACTACCGAGACAGACAATGCATATCCAGAAGGCTTCAAAGATCGAATACAAGGCCGTGGGCTACTAGCAGGCTGGGCACCTCAGCAACAGGTCTTGAGCCATCCTTCGGTGGCTTGCTTCCTCAGCCATTGTGGTTGGAACTCTACGATCGAAGGTTTGAGCAGTGGTGTTCCTTTCCTCTGTTGGCCTTACTTTGCAGATCAGTTCCTTAATGAGAAATACATATGTGATGTTTGGAAGATCGGTTTAGGATTTGAACGAGATGCAAATGGAATCATTGCACGAgaagaaataaagaataaaattgaGCAGCTTCTCACTGTTGGAGAATACAAAAAAAGGGCCTTAAAATTAAAAACCAAGGTTATCAACAGTGTTACCAAAGATGGGAGCTCTGGCAAGAATTTCAACAATTTGGTCCAATGGATTAAGGCTGAGAAAAATTATTCCTGCTCTGGATAG
- the LOC113727443 gene encoding UDP-glycosyltransferase 83A1-like, protein MNHPHPHVLAIPYPAQGHVLPLMELALCLVRQGIRVTFVNSEFDHKRVTKSLSQEDNVPAMMQLVSIPDGLESWEDRNDLRKLTLSVYQVMPANLECLIKSINQSDSDKITCIIADETMGWALEIAKKMRIKAVAFWPASASVLAQIFSIPKLIDDGIISSTGTVLKNQKVKLSPTMPEMKPEHLVWTCFSDLTLQNIAFDTLLKSNTTVKLADWLICNTSCELEAAAFTLFPQILPVGPLLASNRLGKSVGSFWPEDSDCLAWLDKQPMQSVIYVAFGSFTVFDPTQFRELALGLELINRPFLWVVRQDLTTETDNAYPEGFKDRIQGRGLLAGWTPQQQVLSHPSVACFLSHCGWNSTIEGLSNGVPFLCWPYFADQFLNEKYICDAWKIGLGFERDANGIIAREEIKNKIEQLLTVGEYKKRALKLKTKVINSVTKDGSSGKNFNNLFQWIKAEKNYSCSG, encoded by the exons ATGAATCATCCTCATCCACATGTTCTAGCCATTCCTTATCCAGCGCAAGGTCATGTTCTTCCCTTAATGGAACTGGCCTTGTGCTTAGTCAGGCAGGGTATTAGAGTAACATTTGTGAACTCCGAATTCGATCACAAGAGAGTTACCAAATCATTATCACAGGAGGACAATGTACCAGCTATGATGCAACTGGTGTCAATCCCAGATGGATTGGAATCATGGGAGGACAGAAATGACCTGAGAAAATTGACGCTGTCAGTTTACCAGGTCATGCCTGCGAATCTAGAGTGTCTAATAAAGAGCATAAATCAATCTGACAGTGATAAAATCACATGCATTATTGCTGATGAAACCATGGGATGGGCACTAGAGATTGCAAAGAAAATGAGAATCAAGGCGGTAGCCTTCTGGCCAGCGTCAGCTTCAGTATTGGCACAGATATTCAGCATCCCAAAGCTCATAGATGATGGAATCATAAGTAGCACTG GTACCGTGTTGAAGAACCAGAAGGTAAAGTTGTCACCTACCATGCCAGAGATGAAGCCTGAACATCTTGTTTGGACCTGCTTTAGTGATCTCACATTACAAAATATTGCTTTTGATACCTTGTTAAAATCTAACACAACAGTCAAACTGGCAGATTGGTTGATTTGCAATACAAGTTGTGAATTAGAGGCGGCAGCCTTCACTTTATTTCCTCAAATACTACCTGTAGGCCCTCTTTTGGCAAGTAATCGACTTGGAAAATCAGTTGGCTCCTTCTGGCCTGAAGATTCAGACTGCTTGGCATGGCTTGATAAGCAGCCAATGCAATCTGTCATCTATGTTGCATTTGGGAGCTTCACAGTTTTTGATCCGACACAATTCAGGGAGCTGGCACTTGGGCTTGAGCTCATCAATAGGCCATTCTTGTGGGTTGTGAGGCAAGATTTAACTACCGAGACAGACAATGCATATCCAGAAGGCTTCAAAGATCGAATACAAGGCCGTGGGCTACTAGCAGGCTGGACACCTCAGCAACAGGTCTTAAGCCATCCTTCAGTGGCTTGCTTCCTCAGCCATTGTGGTTGGAACTCTACGATCGAAGGTTTAAGCAATGGTGTTCCTTTCCTCTGTTGGCCTTACTTTGCAGATCAGTTCCTTAATGAGAAATACATATGTGATGCTTGGAAGATCGGTTTAGGATTTGAACGAGATGCCAATGGAATCATTGCACGAgaagaaataaagaataaaattgaGCAGCTTCTCACTGTTGGAGAATACAAAAAAAGGGCCTTAAAATTAAAAACCAAGGTTATCAACAGCGTTACCAAAGATGGGAGCTCTGGCAAGAATTTCAACAATTTGTTCCAATGGATTAAGGCTGAGAAAAATTATTCCTGCTCTGGATAG